The DNA sequence GTATTAAAGTATCTGTAGTAAATGGTGGTGGTGGCGATATATCTCTTTCAATAAACTTCATATGCTCTACCTTTACTTCTCCTTTAACGATGCTGTCTAGCAAATTCAAAGCCCTTTCTTTGGCTTCGGATCCTTTGCCTAGATACACCTTCATAGTATATCCTCCTAGATCTAGTAGAAGTGCATAACCGAGCCCCTCTCTATACTCTTTATACCTAGATACTACCCATAAAAGCACCGGGCTTTGAACTCTACCTGCTCCTAACCATGGTTTATTAAGTTTCATCTGAAGCCATAAACTTAACTCGAATCCTATCCATCTATCTGCTATTCTTCGTGCTATCTGAGCTTTAACTCTTTCCAAGCTTATCTTTCTTGGATTGCTTAGTGCATTAAGTAAAGCCGTTCTAGTAAGTTCTTTAAATTCTATTCTATATATATTGATATTGTATGGCAGCAGTAAATTGTAGAGATCATAAGCTATTTTCTCTCCTTCAGTATCAGGGTCCGTAGCCAGAAATACTTCATCAACTTCTGTAGCAATCATTTTTGCTGCATTATATACGGAAGAGCTAGACATAACATCTAGGGAACCACAGTAAGGACAAGAATCATAGACACCGACATGCTGTGAATTACAATTTCTACACTTAGTTATGAAATCGTATATTGGGATATAAATACTATCATTAATCTTTACACCATAAATACCTTCATCGATAACAAGATCCGTCACATGACCCATGGTGGGCATAATCATTGCTACATATGTCTTCAGATCATGTAAGGGTATCAAAGTTTCATAAACTGTGAAACCGCCTATGGTTCTCTTAGCAGGCCTTCCAAACATGTTTGCAATAGTTTTAGCCTTCGTTGGTGATTCGACGAGTATTAATGCGGTAGATATTTTGACACTATAATCTTTCTTGGTGTCTGAGTGTCTAGATTTTTCTATCTCTTTTGCATATTCATCAAGCTTATCTATGACTAGCGTGTCAAAGCTGAAGGAATCTATAAATTTTCTGAGAACTCTATCCATTATATGTATAAGCTCTATATACTCTTCGAAAACTATGGAAACACCAAATGTCTTATTTCCGTTGTAGAGTCTAGAACATCTTCCACTAGCCTGGATATAGGTATATGGATCGGGTTTAACAAATATGTATCTAGATCCTCTTCTAGTAATTATACCGAAGCCTTTTAGTTCAAATACTTTTACCTTCTTTAAATGATCTTTCAAGAGATTATATATAGCTTCCTTAATTTCTTGAAGCTCCCTAATTTTGTGAGCAACATCTTCTGATACATTATCAATTGAACCTGTTTTCATTAGTTTTGAGTAGAGATAAAGCATGGATGGTGTAGACTCCCTAACTATATTAGCTACAGAATTTATGAGATGATTGACATTGTGGCCTAGGGTTTTTAGCTCACGAAGTACTACATACATGAATCTAACATTGTTAAGACTATCTAGAATGTCTCTCACAATACTTGGAATACCGACGAATATTGTGTACCTAACCCTAAATGGCTCGTCCAATCCTCTTACTAAAATCCCATAATAAGAAGTTGAACCTATAAGAATATCAACTTCGCTCTTCCTGAATCTATCAACAGCCTTGTTCCCACTTTTAGCTATTTCAACTCTTATATTGTGTTTTCTAAGTTCCTCTGATATGATATGGACTAGATCTTTATACAGTGGAGACACAAAGATTATGCCACTACCTAATTTCTTCACAATATTGGCTAAAACTAACATAAAATTCTCGTCAATAGTATGGTATAGATCTGCTATATTTCGCCAGTATTCAAAAACAGCACCTGCGTCAAATCCCAAGAGAAGTTTTAATACCAATGACTTTAATCCTTTAATTCTTCCAGTAGCTGATGCAACAACAAGTTGTACATTCTTCTTTGCTACATTGTTACGTAGAATTGCTTCAAGCTCTAGCAGTTCTTTCCTAAGATTTTCTGCAGCCTCTTGACCTTTGGCAATCTTTATGGCGAAAATATTCTGTCTCAACTTAATGATCTTTTGAGCTAGATCGATATCTTCGTTACTAAATCCCAAAAGCGACAAAACCCTATCAACACTTTTGGAGTTCTTCATTATCGAGTCAAGATCATCGGCTATCACTATGTCTATCTTTTTATCTATGACTAAATCTCTATAGCGCGTTAGAAATGCTACAGAGGTTATAAGTATGTGGAAATCCCCATTTTTTATATACTCTTTAACTAAGTTGTTGTTTCTATTAGATGAGTCGTATAAAACTATTTTTATGTTTTCCTCATAAGCTCTTACCTTTTGCATCTTTTCTAGAAATTCGGTAATCTTTCGGTATATCTGTTTAGCTATCTCACGTGTTGGAGTAATTATATATACTTTAGACCTATAGAAGTATGCCCTATATAGTGAATAAACAGCTAATAATGTAGATTTACCTACACCTGTGGGAGCAACCATAGCAAAGGATTCTCCTGAAACTAGACGCTTTATCCAATAGTTTTGAAGAGACCATGGCTTAAACCCTGTAACCTCTATAAAGAATTGTACAAGATTTTCAGCTTCTTTTAGTATAACATCTACTGCTGAAATTCTTTTACTTAATATACTACTACACTTTTTACAGCATCCTTTTTCGGCATCTAGATTAGTTATGTCTCCTCCACATTGGGGACAGCTGTGTCGGTAGATAGTGATGCTCACTGTTCTTAGCCCAAGCATTATGCTCATTACTAAGGAATTACTCAAAAAACTGTCACACAAATTACTGAAATTTCAACAAACTTTTTATTCCAGTGCCGTTGTTATACTAACGCGGCATAAATATAAAACATGAAGAGGGTTGGAAATGTCACAGGCACCAGCAGCTGCAAACACTGTACTTGTAGGTAAAAAACCAGTAATGAATTACGTATTAGCAATACTAACACTGTTGAACCAAGGAGTCAGTGAGATAATAGTAAAAGCTAGAGGAAGAGCCATAAGCAAAGCTGTAGATGCTATCGAGATAGTGAGAAACAGATTCCTTCCAGGAAAAGTAGAGATCAAGGGTATATCAATAGGTAGTCAATCAATATCTGGAAGCGAAGGTAGGCAAAGCAGAGTTTCAACAATAGAGATTGTTATATCAAAGAAAGATTAACTATGATGACTACCTACAATAAAGTCTTTAACAAATTTTTTATTATATTCATAATCATATCAAGCATCAGTTCAAATGCATACATACTTAATATCGATAATATTCTTTAATGGATTAAGCACAGAATCAATACGCTGACTCTCACAAGTATATATCAATAGGTTACTGCCCGGCATTTTCTCTATATTGAATCCGCTCGATTTTAATGTTCTAGCTATTCTCTCTACAATATATTCCTTTAATGTTCTAGCTAAAAAATCCTCAAAATTCTTCACTCTATATGTTGCACTATCTATTTTCTCTAGAAGACCTCGTGAGATAAGTTTTTTTATAATCTTTCTAGCAACACTTTTACTGCCTAAGATAGTCAGAATATCTAGAGCTTCGCCTATATTAAATGGTCTATCTCTAAACACTTGACTGATTACAACATAGTAAGCAACTTCACGCTTTGTTATCCAAACCATAGCATCAGTATCCCTTTCACATCATTAGTCAGACCTTACGAGGCTCATCATGAAAAGAGAATTTTCGTATCTTTTCTTCAATCCATTCAAGTTTTCCTAGATAAGGCTGTCGCATAGTCATACTTATTCTGGGTAGCTTTGCTTGAGGAACAAATGATATAGATGTAATTCTAGCTCTTACAATATCTCCTTGAGTAATAACCTTCTTGCTTTGAACAAGAACTATAGAGTTCCTTAGAGGATCGTACTTAACTTCTTCATCAGCTATTTGTGATATATGAACAAAGCCTTCTAATGGTCCTATTTTGAGGGTAATACCCATTCGCCCAACTATGTTTACGGGACCTTCAACAACTTCATTAATTATAGGTACATAGGTTAGCACATCGAATTCGACTCTATGGTGTGGCGCACCATCGCCTAAGGGTATAAAGCCTTCTGGATCAACTTTAATATTTATTATTGCTAAAACGAGTCCTAAGTTCTTATCTTTCAGTCCCTCATATTTCTTTCGTAACTCCTCGAAAGCTATTTCTTCTAATGGTTTACCAAATTTTGATGGATCTATCCTGATTACATCACTTAATCTGTATATTCTGAACATTAGTCATAATCACCATATCGAGTTGCATATATCATTTATCTGTTCAAATTAAAAAAGTGATAGATTCTAATCCATTTTTAGCTTCTCTATACCATACAACATTGATGTGGTTCTTTATAAGCTTATTCTTTAATTCTATGTCTGCAGTAACAACAACTATTCTAGTCCTATCCTTAAGCTTGTTTATGATGTGAAATATAGCTTCATCACCTTTAGCTACTTCATTACCTTCAATACGAACCATATTGAGCTTACTTACTAGGTTATTTAAAGTCCATAGAGCAAGTCTACCTCTTTCAGTATTCTCACTAGCTATATGCTTGAGTTCATTAAATACGGGCAGAATTAATGATGGTGTACATCCGTTTATAGCTTCTATTACGTCATCGTATTTTATCTTATTTTGAGCTATGAGTAAAATTATGCTTGTATCGAGAATTGCTATACATGAGGATTCAGAATATGTTTTGGTCATGACTTAATGCGTCCCCAACCTATTAACCGCCATCTACCTTTAACTTGTCTAGCTATAGCTACATTAATTTTAGGTACAATGACTACGGGCTCCTTCGTAGTTACCTCAATCTCGTCTTTTGCAACTTTAGTTACAATGCCAAGTCTTACAGCGGTTCCTATTGTTAACATTAAGTTTTCTCTAGGTTTTATCGATTCTACTATTTCAAGCTGTTTCGTTCCTACGACACGTTCAAATAGCTTATATTCTATCAATAGTGAATTAACAGGATCTGGTACACTATGGCCCGCGATATTACCTATTAGTGTATCTGCTTTGGTTAATGAGGGATCAAGTGATGTACCTATAGCTACAAGTCCTCCAGGTATTGCTCGATTTGAATCTCTAATTCCATACTTTATACTAACCACTCTTGTTACTAAAGGTTCGAATCTTGTAGATCCTTTTTCCACAATTCTTGTACCAGGCTTTATCTCTATTTCATCGCCTACCTTGATTTCTCCCCTGATTAATCCTCCTCCTATAACACCTCCAACAAGTTTTTCTGGTGGTGTACCAGGAGGATTAACATCAAAACTTCTAGCTACTAACATATATGCAGGTCTACTGAGATCTCTTTCCGGAGTTTTAAATAATCTTGTCATAGTCATGACAAGTACATCGAGATTAACACCATGCAGGGCGCTAATGGGTATTATTGGAGCTTTTGAGTATTTAGTAGTTGAAAGAAAATCCAATATCTGTCTATAATTACTTTTTGCCTGTTCCTTAGTGATTACATCAATCTTATTCTGTACTATGATGACTTGATCTATGCCCATGAAATCTAAGGCCATAAGGTGTTCTCTTGTCTGTGGTTGAGGACAAGGTTCGTTAGCTGCTATAACAAGTATAGCAGCGTCCATTAATGAAGCACCTGAAAGCATTGTAGCCATAAATATTTCATGTCCAGGTGCATCAACATAGGATACGCTTTTAATTATTTCTGCTTCAGATCCATCAGGACATAAAAGATTAGTTCTGTATGATTGAGGAGCTTCAACATTTTTGCAGCGAGCTAAATATCCATTGGCATATCCAAGCTTTATCGTCATAGATCTTTTAAGTTCTTCTGAATGTCGTGCAGTCCATTGTCCGGTTAGAGCTTGAACTAGTGTAGTCTTTCCGTGATCTACATGACCAACAATACCTATATTCAATTCAGGTATGTGTAA is a window from the Ignisphaera sp. genome containing:
- the rgy gene encoding reverse gyrase, with protein sequence MSNSLVMSIMLGLRTVSITIYRHSCPQCGGDITNLDAEKGCCKKCSSILSKRISAVDVILKEAENLVQFFIEVTGFKPWSLQNYWIKRLVSGESFAMVAPTGVGKSTLLAVYSLYRAYFYRSKVYIITPTREIAKQIYRKITEFLEKMQKVRAYEENIKIVLYDSSNRNNNLVKEYIKNGDFHILITSVAFLTRYRDLVIDKKIDIVIADDLDSIMKNSKSVDRVLSLLGFSNEDIDLAQKIIKLRQNIFAIKIAKGQEAAENLRKELLELEAILRNNVAKKNVQLVVASATGRIKGLKSLVLKLLLGFDAGAVFEYWRNIADLYHTIDENFMLVLANIVKKLGSGIIFVSPLYKDLVHIISEELRKHNIRVEIAKSGNKAVDRFRKSEVDILIGSTSYYGILVRGLDEPFRVRYTIFVGIPSIVRDILDSLNNVRFMYVVLRELKTLGHNVNHLINSVANIVRESTPSMLYLYSKLMKTGSIDNVSEDVAHKIRELQEIKEAIYNLLKDHLKKVKVFELKGFGIITRRGSRYIFVKPDPYTYIQASGRCSRLYNGNKTFGVSIVFEEYIELIHIMDRVLRKFIDSFSFDTLVIDKLDEYAKEIEKSRHSDTKKDYSVKISTALILVESPTKAKTIANMFGRPAKRTIGGFTVYETLIPLHDLKTYVAMIMPTMGHVTDLVIDEGIYGVKINDSIYIPIYDFITKCRNCNSQHVGVYDSCPYCGSLDVMSSSSVYNAAKMIATEVDEVFLATDPDTEGEKIAYDLYNLLLPYNINIYRIEFKELTRTALLNALSNPRKISLERVKAQIARRIADRWIGFELSLWLQMKLNKPWLGAGRVQSPVLLWVVSRYKEYREGLGYALLLDLGGYTMKVYLGKGSEAKERALNLLDSIVKGEVKVEHMKFIERDISPPPPFTTDTLIHEANVLYGFSASKTMALAQSLFELGLITYHRTDSPRVSSIGISIAHEALKKLYMEKLHLPRNWNSNLGKEDAHEAIRPTNPISAEELIELVIRGDVGFITRISEDHIKLYDLIFRRFIASQMINSKLRYLQLELIISRDKISVEVPIEIIIDGFTKIYPIKLYTGILRNLDEKSSRITATSAKIVRGSTVTLYRVADIVKLMRDKGIGRPSTYAKAIENNLRHGYIITSKIRKYLIPTKLGLEVAEIINQRFLSLVGEDVTKELEELIDRIEEDELDVDQVIETIRKNIDIVMENVAPSTDALPNYSSVLSNTYTQSIFNLSSGQLS
- the albA gene encoding DNA-binding protein Alba produces the protein MSQAPAAANTVLVGKKPVMNYVLAILTLLNQGVSEIIVKARGRAISKAVDAIEIVRNRFLPGKVEIKGISIGSQSISGSEGRQSRVSTIEIVISKKD
- a CDS encoding DNA-directed RNA polymerase, with amino-acid sequence MFRIYRLSDVIRIDPSKFGKPLEEIAFEELRKKYEGLKDKNLGLVLAIINIKVDPEGFIPLGDGAPHHRVEFDVLTYVPIINEVVEGPVNIVGRMGITLKIGPLEGFVHISQIADEEVKYDPLRNSIVLVQSKKVITQGDIVRARITSISFVPQAKLPRISMTMRQPYLGKLEWIEEKIRKFSFHDEPRKV
- a CDS encoding translation initiation factor IF-2 subunit gamma translates to MLHIPELNIGIVGHVDHGKTTLVQALTGQWTARHSEELKRSMTIKLGYANGYLARCKNVEAPQSYRTNLLCPDGSEAEIIKSVSYVDAPGHEIFMATMLSGASLMDAAILVIAANEPCPQPQTREHLMALDFMGIDQVIIVQNKIDVITKEQAKSNYRQILDFLSTTKYSKAPIIPISALHGVNLDVLVMTMTRLFKTPERDLSRPAYMLVARSFDVNPPGTPPEKLVGGVIGGGLIRGEIKVGDEIEIKPGTRIVEKGSTRFEPLVTRVVSIKYGIRDSNRAIPGGLVAIGTSLDPSLTKADTLIGNIAGHSVPDPVNSLLIEYKLFERVVGTKQLEIVESIKPRENLMLTIGTAVRLGIVTKVAKDEIEVTTKEPVVIVPKINVAIARQVKGRWRLIGWGRIKS